The window AGGTGATggtcttggccttgacctTTCGCTCCTTGACGTCGACCTTGTTACCGCACAGGACAATGGGGATGTTCTCGCAGACGCGGACGAGATCACCTAGAATCAACGAGTTAGAAAGTTTTGACGTGTTTCTCGATAGATGGGATGAGACATACGGTGCCAGTTGGGGACGTTCTTGTAGGTGATACGGGAGGTCACATCGAACATAATGATACCGCACTGGCCGTTGATGTAGTAACCATCACGAAGACCACCAAACTTCTCCTGACCAGCAGTGTCCCAGACGTCGAACTGGATCTGACCGTAGTTCTGGTAGCAGCATTAGCATATGGACGGCGGATACCGATTCGCGGCGGGGGCGTATTTGGGACTCACGGTGGTGAAACCAAGGGGGTGAACCTCGACACCGAGGGTGGCCATGTACTTCTTCTCAAATTCACCAGTCAAGTGTCGCTTGACGAAGGTAGTCTATCGCGTCAAAGCCATCGTTAGCGGGGACATCGATGCCAAGGCTGATATCGCCAAAGGTagaggtgaaaaaaaaaatatcgtCGTTCGCCACACGTCAGGTGGAAAGCGTCGCTTTCGGTCCCTTTTGCACGCGACGTCGATTGAAGGCCAGGACCCAAGAATTAACACACCTTGCCGGTACCACCATCGCCGACAAGCACAAGCTTGAAGGTAGGAGTCTGTTGCTCAGCCATACTGGAAGGCTCGAGTGATTAGCGACGAGCGTGTGGTGATGTAAACAGGCGGGGTCCTGCGAGATGGCGTTAGTCTGCTAGATTTCCAGTTTTAATCAAAAGTGACGGTTCGTTCTGGCAAGTACACGTCTAAAACAGCCAGCAGCTCACAGACTCGGACGAGCAGAGCAAAGCAGAGGAGCGAAAAAAGTGATGTGTTGGGCGCATACCTGGTGGGTTGTGGATGACGCGAGGATGGTGTGGACGTCGAAAACTTGCACCAGACAGTCTTTGACCTGAGTTCTTTTGAAGGCGGCGGGGAACTGGACAAGGGGAGCAAGGCCTGCCTCCCATCATCAAGCGAAAAATTCAGTCGCCAGGGGTGGGCTAATCGCACGTGACATCACCGCTATCTGCTGGGAGCGAGACCTTGCTGGGAGCCCCTccctgcctttttttttcttctaatttttttttctgccagcAGGGAGGCGAGAATCGCTGGCGGTCGAAGCTGGTGCTAGGCGCTCCAGGCTGCCTTGCACGCCGACCGCCTACCTGTTTTGGGACCCAGGACCCCATCCATTGATTCTGGTTTGTTCTCTGTACTTCGTAGCGCAAATCTCTGATGCTGCCCtgcattgctgctgcaggtgcCTAGGAGGCCGTTTTTCAGCGCTGCCTCAGGTCCCAAGGAATGTGCGGTGTACGATATTACAGAGCACAGCGCTACCACTGTAGTTACAAGCGCGCCTGCTCTTTGGTACAGGTAGGTTGTCTGGTTAGGTGCAGCCACCGGCATTCTGTTGCCGCCACCAAGCCAGTAACAAAACAAGAAATCTTAGCCAGAAAGAGGGCAACACGCGGAAGTTCCCAGGCAGGTAAATATGAGAGCCTAAGTAGTATATACTCCtagaaaaataaacctttcaTTGGGCGAGACTGGAGGCAAAAAAGCTACCTGGGAAAtttccttctctgccgcAGACATCCTAGACAAATACCTACGTCATCCAACAGCGGCCATAGAGTGGCATCAAGCTTCATACGTATGAAGAACGTACATAAAAAACCTACTAGCACTTAAGCTTTGCTTCTCCGTAACGAATTCACATCGTATGTAGACATTTTATCTTCACTGTTATTTTCTATAGCTAAAGAATGACAAACGGCGATGGCGGAGGAAAACCACGGCAGTTCAGTCTGCatagcttctcctccacTAAGTTTAGTTTTGAATATTACACTCTGCAAGTAGAGGGCCCGTAATTATGGCTATGCTTATTGTTTGGTTGATTTCATGCCATTTACAGCATATTCTGAAGGAGGTCGTCCCGATTTGGAAATCCTGCGGTTTCTCGTTAGCGGCTgtcttcacagcatttttaaccctCACTGAGAGGCGCAGACGATGATTTAGGCTGGCGATTTGGGAATACTGCTTTGCGTTAAGGGCTGTTACATTAGCAGCTGTCTTCACAACATGTTTAACCCTCGCTGAGAGGTACAGACGATGACTTAGGCTGGCTAACATCCGCAAAAGTATCATATCGTGGTGGCTTACAGCATTGCTAATGCTCTCTAGAACTAAAGAACCA is drawn from Trichoderma asperellum chromosome 4, complete sequence and contains these coding sequences:
- a CDS encoding uncharacterized protein (BUSCO:EOG092D3Y3L); its protein translation is MAEQQTPTFKLVLVGDGGTGKTTFVKRHLTGEFEKKYMATLGVEVHPLGFTTNYGQIQFDVWDTAGQEKFGGLRDGYYINGQCGIIMFDVTSRITYKNVPNWHRDLVRVCENIPIVLCGNKVDVKERKVKAKTITFHRKKNLQYYDISAKSNYNFEKPFLWLARKLVGNPQLEFVAAPALAPPTAQVDEALLAQYKKEMDDAAAMPLPGELSDDDL